The genome window aaaagaagaacatgCTCTATCATTTTgacataaattttattttgtccGTGCTATATGTCAATTGTCAGTCagcaagaaaataaaaacaaaaaggagaagaaaatgACGTGGCTTGTCGAAGGATACGTCATATCATTGTGTCTCGACGGAAAATACTAAGGACCAAACTAGTTAGTCAATGGATTGTTTAGAAGGATTTGAGCTGGCTCTAGCTTGACCTGGCTCATTGAGCATACAAGGAAAAGGGACACTTGGGTAAAAGTTCTTAGGGTTTTGAGTAAGAGTGAAAGAGGGATGGAGACTTAGAGAGGGCAGTCAAGCAGTAAGAGTAACAGAGCAACACAACAATGTTTCAACTAAGAAGTTTCCGAAGGTCCAGCACACATGTATAAGGATGTCTGCTAGAGATAGAGAGACAAAAAGACAACTGCAGCCCCAGAGTTTTATTGCCAATGCATAGAAGGACGGGGAGCGAGTAGTAGTGTGGTGGTGCTGGTGGACCAGGACCATAGAAGAAGAAGCCAGTAGTTTTGTGGGGCTAGGCTCCTACTACTCTCTGTGTCTCTTGGAAAACGTTGTCTCTAGCTGTATATGGGGGACCCCAGTAGTTGTTAGCAGTGCCCAGTAGGCAGACGGAGAGAGACACTCACGCGCAATTACAGCCTTCTCCTcccctcttcttctttttctcctttttttcttcttcttcgtcccTTTTCAATCATGACAGGCCCCTCTCTCTCCACTTCTCATCATCGTCATTGTCTCACTATGGTTCTCGACGGGCCGCCGGACGCAACTGGACACCAATTTCCCCTATTTTAGATGCAGGGATTTCCCCCTCTGCCGATTTTTATTGCAGTGTGTATGTTTTGGATATAATTGTTTTCGGCTGTTTTGAGATTCTCCGACGACAAActcttatgattttttgattttccacagctatattgattttttgaattacagaATTTTGCGCTTCAAATTTGATTCATTGAGTCGTTCTCATGCGGCACGTGGTGTCAAGCTGTCCCGTTGCGACTTGATCTatgaaaaatgcgggattttttccccagaaaagtgtgacgtcagcacactcagGTGGTGTCAGAGTATCCCATCTCAGTTTGATCTACTTAGATTTACGAGAATCGCtggaatttagacgcagacctcaactgattttgcattgTTAAGAATGTGCTAACGTCccattttttaggaaaaaaattcccgcattttctgtagatcgAACCGAGATGGGACATCGTGACACCAGATGCACACAAAACCATACATCTCACCAAGATAAGACACTCTAAATCGACACGTGGCCGTGGAAGAGTTTCATAACCCTTTCATTCTTCCATATTCCCCTTGTGACATCTTGATTTAGTGCGCATAAAGTGCAAAAACAAGATAAagcagtttgaaaaattcgagcaGTGGAACGAAaaaccacgtggtgtcaggttgtcccatggCGGTTTGAGCTACAAAAAGCGCGGGAATTTTTCTTCCCAAAACGTAttacgtcagcacgttctcaACCATGCAAAaccagttgagaagtctgcgtctacgttcccgcattttttgtaggtcacaacgaaatgggacattctgacaccacgtgaaaagCTACAAGGATGAAAAATGACGTAGGGATCCAACACGTGTCAGAACGATCATCTTGGCAAAAGTAAGAAGAACGTCTCAAGAGAATTCCAGATATGTGCTCTCggttttttgtcttttgtgCTACTACTTTGTTAACTTGATTCCCTTATTTCTTTGAGAACAAGAAATTTGTGGAACCccttgaaattaaaacaaaaaaaaacgaaatatgATCTACCGGAAAAGCGATGCACCATATAACATACAAAGGTCATGTTTTGGGTTCCCTCGTGTAttatttataaacttttttccccgcaacatttttttatagaactcaacgcaaattttgtgttttggtggaaaaatattttgcgcgtaaaatatggtgTATTGCTACTTTGAGCCAAATTAACAATaaattaggaatttttatcgaaatgatgggaaaaaactaattattttggattttaagttttaacaatttaggctttaaaatcattaaaaactggttgaaacgtttgaaaatttgaaatggagatgaaaacgcgctccacaGCCAATtgaaaacgctccgcccccTGACTATGGGTCTCGCTAGGTATTTGCCGGCAATTGGccaatttttaagcattttttctcatttttccgttgattttgatgatttttatgttatcaacatccaattattcagtttttgaattttatttcaacaattttggcacaaaaatcatttaaaaaaggaGAACATGccaaaaatgctttaaaatcgACAAAACGTTTCCCCGCCAAATaactaacgagacccatggttcgGGGGCGGAGCGCTGTCTGAAAttggccgtggagcgcgtttgcacatCGATGTCAGGAATGGCTCTTTTTCTGCGTATCAATAATATtccttttgaaaacaattttcctattttttctcgattttgaacaaaaaactgttgacaaataattccagaaatcattcattcgaaaaaatagattagaGAAGACGGGGAACGTGCAATTTTAAAGGGGTAAAATATGAGAAaccgaaaaataataataaattgagATCATTATAATACAAGACTGTGGGGGcaatagaatttttaaaaatacggAATGGGAGGCAATTAATTCAAGTAGAGTCTTTTCGCAGTGTCTCCAAAAGTTCCGGGACACTCTGCCGAAGTGCTACGTAGTTTCGACGAGATGTGCAGTATTCGCGATAAATATCGTGATTTTCATCGCCGGCCTGGAATTGTACGagtatttgaataaaactataaaacaaATTCTCACAACCAGAAATAAATCTATCAATGTCAGCATAACTTCGCGTTCCCGATCCCACTCatctttcacattttttccagtGAAATCGCGTAATCTGAGCTCCGTTTCGCGGAGAACTGTCGACGGAGTTTGATCTACGGacggctgaaaatatttaaaatatgtgaaaaaccCCGTTTTCAGAGCAAGAATAAAATATACTTCAGAATCAATGGCAAAAGCCAGGCACGTGGCGGCGTTGGCGACGACGTCGGATGGAAAACGGCGGTTGTGGACGtacaaaatcgataattccaGGAGGTACTGAACATTGAAattgttgatattttgaactaaaaatgccgaattttggcttttcaaaaattatttaaagctaaaatttttgattttttggttattaCGCAGTCTaaagatgaaaattttggatctCGCCACGCACAAATTACAGTAACATGTTGCTAGCGTGCCGAGACCCATTCGCATAAAATATGGCGAATATTATCATCTTTAGACGCCTTTGTAATAACCAAATTTGGTTAGCTATCGACTTTAATGtacctgaaaaagaaaaaaaaactgagaaaaataggataattatcaaataaaaatcaatttctggCTAGCCACAACACggaaaatcgccaaaattcgagattttagctaaattaggtcttttttctcgaaatcgTACATAAGTTAGGTGAATTTTCGCCGGTGACGCCGATAGATAAACGAGCATATAAGTGGAAAAATGAAGCGGCGTCGGAATTGTGATTTTGAATGATAATGATGTCAGAACGAATCTCTCAAGAGCTGccatctggaaaaaagtgataattttgaagatttcagtAGAAAAATACCTGCGCCGCGGATTTTTCTATCAACTCAACGCCAATTATATTCTCAATTGTCAGACAATTTACGTCTTCgagtttgctgaaaaaaatcaattaaaactgttttatttCATTGTATACCTGGCAATAACCAAGGTGACCGCTGCCAGTTCATCCAATGATGCCTTGTTAACTGACATCATATCGAGGCATTTATCGAGTAGAGCCGCTCCCAAATGAAGAGCTTCAGAGGACACTTTGAGCTGAAAACGACGGGAAAATATGTTGAGTAGCACTCGTTGCCGGTCTTCAATGCTGAAATTTCTAGAGTTTTCACTAAATCTTCAGCAATTTAATGGTTTTAAAACCTGGAAGGGCAAAATTGTTGAGTTTTATTTGGAGATTCTGGAATTTCATACACACAGAATAGAGTATGAGGGGCTGGAATGAGTGATGCTGACTTGCAAAGTGCCCTGTACATTTCTGTAATATCTATATTCGATTGCCAAATCGACAGCATTTGTTTCTCGAAATCCGGCATTTCCAAGCAATAATCGTCGAGATTCGAGAGTCCGTGAGTTTTCTGTGAAGCCACCGTTTCTTCAgttacttttgattttttaggctGCAACTCTTCACACGCGGGGGCGAGGGAAGgctgaaattctggaaattaagaaaaatctctgaaaatagaGTCTAACCAATTGCCGCTTTTTCGTGCACTGCTTTTTCTCATCCGGTGCATTTTTCTGTGCCgctgaatattttttacttcGTGTTATCCGTTTAAAATCGACAAAAGACGGCGATTGACTATTGGAGAGGACTGTTTCTGTACTCTGAACGGAATTACTTgatctattgaaaaaaatacattgtTTTACCTGCTCTTTTTTGAGATTTACACTTTTGCGGCGGAGCATTTGACGAGAGAAAGTGAAAATCGCTTAAAAAATGGCAATATATTGCGCAaagagaaaattgttaaattttctaCCATCTAGAGCGGATCGTGGTGAAACCATGTCGAATCTTCAATGTATGCGTCTTCAAGACTACGGTAGCCAAAGctttaacattttaaatgttcaaattcgCTCAACTTTCGATGAGAAAAtgttctcaattttaattttaaataattcaagcaatttttaaaaacacgtTGAGAACAATTTTAAGCTGTTTTGATAAGCTTCGTCTtcgaaataattcaatttcatcGCAGGCAGACTACGGTAGATTACAAAATCTGTGATTTGTCATGCCGGTGTTTAcccattttcgaaattatcgtcttttcagaactttttcaattttaattctttgAATTCGAATTCAAATGCAAAATCGATgcatttttatagaaaaattgatctaAATATTAAATAGTTTGGCGATAATTTAATCtattaaaatgtgaaaaatcgatatttcacGGAATTTATTCCTATCAGATGTTTCAACGTTTGTttatagaaattaaaaattattgcagtttttcgatttcccaATGCTTTTATACactaaatatatttaaaagtgTGCTATGACCGAGAAAATTTCCCCGGCCGTCAGGTCACTGCCTCCCTTCTCTCTTCCTCACTCGCtcttgccaaaaatgtttacaaatagaatttttcgtgatttttcattcaaaaaccgtttttaaaattttttaaattataaaaaagctTTCAGAATGATCAAAAACACtgcgaaaaacaaaaatggaattatTACTCGGGCAACTATCGACttgaaaaaagatttgaagtgagtttttcgatttttttttttttaacccaatcattttcagattcgtAAAATTGACCGCCGTATCCAATTTGGCCGTTCAAAATGGAGAAATGCTCGCGGCGGTCACTGAAAAGCTGCTCGTTCATTACAGCGAAGGCACTGGGGAGAGGCATCaaggttttttgttaaaaattaaaaattattaaaaattaaaaattcaaattttttttctcattttcagaaatgtcacTTCCTCTCAACGGCCCTGATCACGTGGCATATATCCATCTTTCGCGTACCGGATTCCACGCAATTGTATCATCAAAACTAGGCCATAACTTCTATATTCATCTGAAAAGCAACGCATTTCATCATTTAAAGAAACTTCGTTGCGTGGTGACTGCTGTTGGATGGAATCCGGATTATTCGAAAGAAACCGACACAACTGGACCGATCCTTCTCGGAACCGCTCAGGGATCAATAATTGAGCTGAACGTCGGAAGCACTGGAATGATGACGACACTGAAAGAACTGACGTCACAAGTTGCTCAAATCGCCGAGCAACGGATCACAAGCGCCCCGTCACCGGCAGCAGCGATTACAGATATTCAACTATTCCAGTTGGCGGATGATGATccgaaaaataagaaatggaTGGTTATAATCGCTCAGATGGCTCGCCTGATCGTTCTGATCACAGATAACGAGCCGGCGCCAGTTGTAAAGCTCGGAGGATTCACGagctctgcgtctcttcaagCAGGCTTAATGAATCTTGCAACAGAACAAGCTCCTTCTACAACATTCCATTCATTCTTCACATCACCAAATACTCTACAACACACGATAAGCTCTTCGAAATtctcggaaaaattcaaaaatcacggATTTTTGACGATGCACCCGACTATTGCAGAGCCAAAGAGATATGCGTGGCTTTCGCCGGATGGAATTTCGATTGGAAATGTTAATATTTATGCGGAGAGGATTCAAGATGTTTTAGTGGAAGAGTTCAATATTGAGTTCGTTTTTAGACTAAAAAGTAGCCTAAAAACACGGAATAAACCggacttttcaacaaaaaacctaaaaaaaatcattttctagagaaaatttcagtaaaaaattcgcaaaaaaagaaaaaaactatagatttttcaaatatttgttaattttaatgagaaaaaagttattaaaaattcaattttttcttgaaaaaaattgaaaaacgaaaaatatccgatttttgtatattttcattaaaaaatccgacctttttcgctcatttttcttcgttttttaaacaatttttcaaagtacgAATTTtagtttgtgaaatttttgagaaaaattttttttgtcgggCAAATTTGGAGTCTTcattagattaaaaaattaagtagaaattcgaaaaaaaattaaattaatttttttattattttccagacaccgaaaatagaaaaaaataaattcccagaaaaaagaataatttaTCTACAATCTCAagttttaccaattttccgtattttttgagatttttcagtaGAATTAGGACTTTTTTCGAACGTAATTTGGCCTTTTTCGGCTattttgaaagcaaaaaacttattttaaaattcaaaaaaaaacattaattttctaatttttcaggcacCGCTTGATTGAAGGCCGCCTGGAACCTCCAACAGGAATCGCTTTGACCGATTACCACGTGCTTCTTGCCTACTCTTCCCGGGTACTTGCTCTGTCACTTCTTCCACCAcatgacgtcattttcgaaGATCCTTGGAACCCGGAACTCGGTGGAGCATTGGGTTTTGTCAGTGATAATGTCGCTGAATTTGTATGGCTCTACACTCAAACCTTTGCAATGAAATATGGGACAAATGATGAGGCTCGATACATTTGGAAGACTTACTTGGATAGAGGAGAATATCAAAAAGCACTACAAATTGCTAGAACTCGGGTTGCAATTGAACCGGATGCACTGGAAATGGTTTTGAGGAAGCAGGCGGATTTTTATATTCAGGAGAAAAAGTTcgatttatttaattattctggaaaattttttttttgaaaaatttcgattttccagaaaatcaaaaaaaaaatcgaaaaaaattttttaaagaaaattaacaaaaaactttgagaaatccgaagtttttggctatttttctggaaaattaattttttctttcaataaatcgaaaaaagttaaattattgaatttttcgccattttcaatttttttggctctttttttttaacaaaaaagagtaaaaaattagtatttcGCTACCAATACGGAAAAACAGCGAAAAGGCttctattttttggcaaaaatactaggtttttaatgaaaaaataattacaaaaaaattgtgaaaaatcttgttttttaagctaaaaagtAAGATTTGTGGCAAAaagcttctcaaaaaatatttaaaaaaattttttttcaagaataactagaaaaaacacattttgcaaagaaaaaaaaccatttttcgaataaaaaatgtttggattttttaaaagaaaaataacaaaaaattcggctgaaacattttttttaatcagaaaaagaACCATTTTTACCAACAAACTCCGGAAAAAAACGGGAGTAAAcgatattgaaatttgaaaataatttcctttaatgaaaaaaatcaatttttcccttCCAGCCTTACCGCAGCTGTTTAtatgagaaaaacattttttttgggttttgaccaaaaaaaattcgatttttttcaaaaacagaaaaaaaaaacaaaaaattgtctgccTCCTCGAGAAGTAcacaaaactaaattttcccTTTCCAGCTTCACCGCGGCCGCCGAAATCCTTGCCCAATCGAGTGAACCGTTCGAAAGCGTAGTTCTAAAGTTCCTCACCAACTCCAGTGAACGAAAAATGGGCCTAAAAACCCTCCTAGACAAGAAGCTCGAGCGGCTCACCCGCCACGAGGATAAAATCCGACGGGATGCTCTGGTAATGTGGCTGCTCAATGTGCAATTGGAAGAGCTCGCCGAGATGCGACGACTCAAGAATAGCAATCCGGATCCCGCATTTGTGGAGAAACTTCGAGACACTACGGATCATGTTCAGCGATATTTTAtgcgaaaaaatgtgattGAATCGATTCAAACGAATCGAGATGCGGTCTATCGGATGTGTGTAGCTCACGCGGATTTTGAAATGCAACTTTTCTTTGCGAACGCTGTGAAGGATCTACGTACCGTCATTGATATTCTGATGCTCCGCGAGCAGTACTTTGAAGTGTTAGAAGTACTGAAAAATCAGCGGATTTCTGAGTTGACGTACGAAATGTGCCCACTTCTTATAGAACATATACCGAAGCAGGTTATCGTGTATCTTATCCAGAATCAGGATCAGATTTCGCCGCAAAAGTTGACGCCGTGCTTGTCGCTTTGTGTAAAGAATATGGAAATGGCGATTCCTGCGATCAAATATTTGGAGGCACAATTTAAAGGAACACAGACGGTTAGGACAATTGTTTTATTgcgaaacaaaatttcaaatttgacaaaaaaatcaaacattaaaaaattggtttaagaataaaaaatcaattttctggaagtcgaaaatttgaaaatgctaaattttgtggaaattggtattttgttccaaattaccaaattttcagaataatttttagtcaaattcttgtgcttgttttttttgttcaaaaaacaattttcagaaagtcaaatttttttgaaaataaattaccgaaatttcagccaaattcagaattttttcgcaaaagcCTATTTctgaaagtcaaaaaattttaaaaagttggattttattgaaaatcggtatttattccaaattaccaaaaaaaaaaacaaaaaacaattttttgttcaaaaacctaattttctggaagtctatttttttttcgaaaaacctgaattttgttgaatttttgtaaaatttcggttttttttttgaaaaaactcatattctgtacttgaaaaaaaccaattttctgcCAGCcgaaaatgggatttttttttgttcaaaaaattttttctgaaagtcgaaaatttgaaaaagttggattttgttgaaaatctgtaaacatttaatttttttttcgaaataagcAGTTTTTCGtataaaaccaatttttctgaaagtcgaaaaattggataggcgttgaaaattggttgaaaatttgctaaacctcggtttttttttcgaaaaattttttcaaaaaaaaaacgcatttttttgtacatGAAAAACAGGTTTCTGACAGtcataaatggaaaaaatctgaattttattgaaaatatttttaaaattgaaaaattcagatttcccAAAATCCTCAAAATCTGGCAAATCTCCACAACATCTACATCCATCTAATGGCAAAATTCCGGCGAGAAAAACTGCTCGGATATCTGGAATCGCATGGAACTATTCGCTCCGACCTCCCATATGAATTAGATTTTGCAATGAGAACGTgtgaacaatttaaaattgaaccaTGTGTTGTATATCTTTTTTGTGTTGCTGGAATGTTTGGTGATGCTGTAGAAAAAGCATTGGGATTTGATGTTgatttggccaaaaaatgtgCTCTAATGATGGAAGAAGCTGAAGCGAATTTCGCGTGGTTGGAGGGAATGGAGGATCCGGCAGCGACTAGTTATATCAGGCAGAAGTTGGATGAGAAGGCGAAGAAAGCcatttggttgaaaattggtaaaattttggtgttttttttcccaaactttcagccaaatttaacgccgaaaatatatttttttaagtcaaaaattcggaaaagcTTCTTACTTTAAAgctgcatttttttgaaaatttcaaaatgaaatctCAGTCAAATTAagctttttacaaaaaaaatattcaagaaaaaattcggaaaagctttcgtttaaaaaaaaggtttttcgaaagtcaaaatttcggaaaaatttcgaaaaattatattttctggaaattcaaaaattcggagaagcagaatttttttgaaaattcataatgaGATCTCTGCTAATTTAAGctatttcagcaaaaattagctattttctgaaaaaaaattcaaaaaattatttttttttctggaagggaaaaattcaaaaaatctgatattaccaaaaaaagtggttttttcaaaaaaataattctgacagtcaaaaatttgaaaaaaaattggattttgttgaaaatctgtaaaaatttggtttttttgcaaattactAATCTTCAGAATAAGCGAAATTTTagacaaattcaatttttttaagaaaaaatgtaaattttttttttcaaaataaaaaaaaaaattcagaaaaaattagcttttcgaaagaaaaattaaaaaaaaaaaagaatatttccTGGaagtcaaaaattcgaaaaatctgaattttgttACAAATTCTGGTTTGTATCCGAAAATACCAcgaaaaaaggcaaaaaataaattaaatatcaattaatttttgtgagaaaagtTGGCAGAATTAAAGATATTCAGTCCTTTTccttttctaaaataaaagtatttttctaaaatttctaaagctttctaaattttcaaatcaaaccCAATTTCAGGCCAGTATTACGTCACTCAAGAGAATAATGTCGACAAGTGCATCGAATTAATCAACGAATCGAATCATCTTCTGACAATACAAGATCTTCTTCcaattattccaaaattcacTCGAGTTGGTGCTCTCAAACCGATTATCGTAGACTTTTTGAAACGAAACAAACAACGTCTCGAAAAACTGGAACGATCAATGAAAGAAGCCACTGAAATTGCTTCAGAAATCCGtgataaacaagaaaaactgaaaaatcgaacgACAGTTGTGAAGCCGTCGGATGTTTGCTCACATTGTGCTCGGCCAATTTCTGGAAGAGCTTTCAATGTTCACTCGTGCCGTCATTTTTTCCATCGAGAATGCCTTGAAATCGCtatgatttcatttttatcgcaggaagaagttgaaaaaatgaagacgCTGATAATTGATGAAGAACGAGTTTTAAGCCAAATGAAAGCAGAGCAGTTGGCTGGAAATCAGAAAGGATTTATCGAGAAACAGgagaaatatctgaaaattgcggCTTTTATCTCGAATATTGTTGGAGCAGAGTGCCCATTGTGTGGAAATATTGCCATTTCGTATGTCTTTGCTCATTGcaacatgttttttaaattgaaaattagggtcaaaatcacttgatttatctgaaaataacattaatttctgttgaaaaattcaaaaaaaagtgcccaaaaatggcctgaaaatcgcgatttacttttttgaatttttcaactgaaa of Caenorhabditis elegans chromosome II contains these proteins:
- the T12C9.7 gene encoding CYCLIN domain-containing protein (Confirmed by transcript evidence) codes for the protein MLRRKSVNLKKEQSTETVLSNSQSPSFVDFKRITRSKKYSAAQKNAPDEKKQCTKKRQLPSLAPACEELQPKKSKVTEETVASQKTHGLSNLDDYCLEMPDFEKQMLSIWQSNIDITEMYRALCKSASLIPAPHTLFCVYEIPESPNKTQQFCPSSIEDRQRVLLNIFSRRFQLKVSSEALHLGAALLDKCLDMMSVNKASLDELAAVTLVIASKLEDVNCLTIENIIGVELIEKSAAQMAALERFVLTSLSFKITIPTPLHFSTYMLVYLSASPAKIHLTYYLLELSILYVHNRRFPSDVVANAATCLAFAIDSEPSVDQTPSTVLRETELRLRDFTGKNVKDEWDREREVMLTLIDLFLVAGDENHDIYREYCTSRRNYVALRQSVPELLETLRKDST
- the T12C9.7 gene encoding Cyclin-like domain-containing protein (Partially confirmed by transcript evidence) — protein: MLRRKSVNLKKEQSTETVLSNSQSPSFVDFKRITRSKKYSAAQKNAPDEKKQCTKKRQLPSLAPACEELQPKKSKVTEETVASQKTHGLSNLDDYCLEMPDFEKQMLSIWQSNIDITEMYRALCKSASLIPAPHTLFCVYEIPESPNKTQQFCPSSIEDRQRVLLNIFSRRFQLKVSSEALHLGAALLDKCLDMMSVNKASLDELAAVTLVIASKLEDVNCLTIENIIGVELIEKSAAQMAALERFVLTSLSFKITIPTPLHFSTYMLVYLSASPAKIHLTYVRFREKRPNLAKISNFGDFPCCG
- the T12C9.7 gene encoding CYCLIN domain-containing protein (Confirmed by transcript evidence), whose product is MLRRKSVNLKKEQSTETVLSNSQSPSFVDFKRITRSKKYSAAQKNAPDEKKQCTKKRQLPSLAPACEELQPKKSKVTEETVASQKTHGLSNLDDYCLEMPDFEKQMLSIWQSNIDITEMYRALCKSASLIPAPHTLFCVYEIPESPNKTQQFCPSSIEDRQRVLLNIFSRRFQLKVSSEALHLGAALLDKCLDMMSVNKASLDELAAVTLVIASKLEDVNCLTIENIIGVELIEKSAAQMAALERFVLTSLSFKITIPTPLHFSTYMLVYLSASPAKIHLTYYLLELSILYVHNRRFPSDVVANAATCLAFAIDSEPSVDQTPSTVLRETELRLRDFTGKNVKDEWDREREVMLTLIDLFLAGDENHDIYREYCTSRRNYVALRQSVPELLETLRKDST
- the vps-18 gene encoding Vacuolar protein sorting-associated protein 18 homolog (Confirmed by transcript evidence); translation: MIKNTAKNKNGIITRATIDLKKDLKFVKLTAVSNLAVQNGEMLAAVTEKLLVHYSEGTGERHQEMSLPLNGPDHVAYIHLSRTGFHAIVSSKLGHNFYIHLKSNAFHHLKKLRCVVTAVGWNPDYSKETDTTGPILLGTAQGSIIELNVGSTGMMTTLKELTSQVAQIAEQRITSAPSPAAAITDIQLFQLADDDPKNKKWMVIIAQMARLIVLITDNEPAPVVKLGGFTSSASLQAGLMNLATEQAPSTTFHSFFTSPNTLQHTISSSKFSEKFKNHGFLTMHPTIAEPKRYAWLSPDGISIGNVNIYAERIQDVLVEEFNIEHRLIEGRLEPPTGIALTDYHVLLAYSSRVLALSLLPPHDVIFEDPWNPELGGALGFVSDNVAEFVWLYTQTFAMKYGTNDEARYIWKTYLDRGEYQKALQIARTRVAIEPDALEMVLRKQADFYIQEKNFTAAAEILAQSSEPFESVVLKFLTNSSERKMGLKTLLDKKLERLTRHEDKIRRDALVMWLLNVQLEELAEMRRLKNSNPDPAFVEKLRDTTDHVQRYFMRKNVIESIQTNRDAVYRMCVAHADFEMQLFFANAVKDLRTVIDILMLREQYFEVLEVLKNQRISELTYEMCPLLIEHIPKQVIVYLIQNQDQISPQKLTPCLSLCVKNMEMAIPAIKYLEAQFKGTQTISQNPQNLANLHNIYIHLMAKFRREKLLGYLESHGTIRSDLPYELDFAMRTCEQFKIEPCVVYLFCVAGMFGDAVEKALGFDVDLAKKCALMMEEAEANFAWLEGMEDPAATSYIRQKLDEKAKKAIWLKIGQYYVTQENNVDKCIELINESNHLLTIQDLLPIIPKFTRVGALKPIIVDFLKRNKQRLEKLERSMKEATEIASEIRDKQEKLKNRTTVVKPSDVCSHCARPISGRAFNVHSCRHFFHRECLEIAMISFLSQEEVEKMKTLIIDEERVLSQMKAEQLAGNQKGFIEKQEKYLKIAAFISNIVGAECPLCGNIAISQIDKQFLSDEEFAADLNTWLL